A window of Formosa sp. Hel1_31_208 contains these coding sequences:
- the mnmG gene encoding tRNA uridine-5-carboxymethylaminomethyl(34) synthesis enzyme MnmG, which produces MFNEVYDVIVVGAGHAGSEAAAAAANIGSKTLLITMNLQNIAQMSCNPAMGGIAKGQIVREIDALGGYSGIVSDTSAIQFKMLNKSKGPAMWSPRVQSDRMRFAEDWRLLLEQTKNLDFYQEMVSSLLVENHKVVGVKTSLGLEIKAKTVVLTNGTFLNGLIHIGDKNFGGGRAGERAATGITEQLIDLGFDSGRMKTGTPPRVDGRSLDYSKMIEQPGDEQPEKFSYLEHIKPLTEQRSCHMTYTSPEVHDLLREGFDRSPMFNGRIQSTGPRYCPSIEDKINRFSDKDRHQLFVEPEGWNTVEVYVNGFSTSLPEDVQFNALKSVAGFEKVKFFRPGYAIEYDYFPPTQLKHTLETKLVDGLFFAGQINGTTGYEEAASQGLMAGINAALKVQEKDKFILKRNEAYIGVLVDDLITKGTEEPYRMFTSRAEYRTLLRQDNADFRLTPKGYDLGLASEQRLRRMEEKQKLSDNFVKFFKQTSVKPEQANPVLVEKNSSPVKQSDKMFKLFSRPNITTEDMRQFEEVETYIQEHNLDREVIEQTEIQVKYAGYIEKEKNNADKLNRLEDVKIPSNFDYTKLKSMSTEAIQKLTKIQPVTISQASRISGVSPADVSVLLVYLGR; this is translated from the coding sequence ATGTTCAACGAAGTTTATGATGTTATAGTGGTAGGAGCTGGCCATGCTGGTAGTGAGGCTGCTGCCGCTGCTGCCAATATTGGTAGTAAGACGCTATTGATTACAATGAATTTGCAAAATATTGCACAGATGTCATGTAATCCAGCAATGGGTGGAATTGCGAAAGGACAAATTGTTCGTGAGATTGATGCACTTGGTGGTTATAGTGGTATAGTAAGCGATACCTCAGCCATTCAATTTAAAATGTTGAACAAATCAAAAGGTCCTGCAATGTGGAGTCCTCGAGTACAGAGTGACCGTATGCGATTTGCAGAAGATTGGAGATTATTATTAGAACAGACCAAGAATTTAGATTTTTATCAGGAAATGGTATCTAGTTTATTGGTAGAAAACCACAAAGTAGTAGGAGTTAAAACGTCTCTAGGTTTAGAGATAAAAGCTAAAACGGTGGTATTGACAAATGGGACGTTTTTAAATGGATTAATACATATAGGTGATAAAAATTTCGGAGGAGGTAGAGCAGGTGAAAGAGCAGCAACGGGAATTACAGAGCAACTTATAGACTTAGGTTTTGATTCCGGGAGAATGAAAACAGGAACGCCACCCAGAGTAGATGGTCGTTCTTTAGATTATTCAAAAATGATAGAACAACCTGGTGACGAACAGCCTGAAAAATTCTCTTATTTAGAACACATAAAGCCACTGACTGAACAACGGTCTTGTCATATGACCTATACGAGCCCGGAAGTTCATGATTTATTGCGTGAAGGCTTTGATCGATCGCCAATGTTCAACGGCAGAATTCAAAGTACTGGACCAAGATATTGTCCATCAATAGAAGATAAGATTAATCGTTTTTCAGATAAAGATAGGCACCAACTGTTTGTAGAACCAGAAGGATGGAACACCGTTGAAGTTTATGTTAACGGATTTTCGACATCGTTACCAGAAGACGTGCAATTCAATGCCTTAAAATCGGTAGCAGGATTTGAAAAGGTAAAATTCTTCAGACCTGGTTATGCTATAGAATATGACTATTTTCCACCTACACAATTAAAGCACACGCTCGAGACGAAATTAGTAGATGGTTTGTTTTTTGCAGGACAAATAAACGGGACAACAGGTTATGAGGAAGCAGCATCTCAAGGTTTAATGGCAGGTATTAATGCCGCATTAAAGGTGCAAGAAAAAGATAAATTTATACTAAAGCGGAATGAAGCTTATATTGGAGTTTTAGTAGATGACCTCATTACAAAGGGCACTGAAGAGCCATATAGAATGTTTACATCACGTGCTGAATATAGAACCTTATTACGTCAAGATAATGCTGATTTTAGATTAACTCCCAAAGGATATGATCTAGGTTTGGCGAGTGAACAGCGCTTAAGGCGGATGGAAGAAAAGCAAAAACTATCGGATAATTTTGTAAAGTTCTTTAAACAAACAAGTGTAAAACCAGAGCAGGCAAACCCAGTACTGGTTGAAAAAAACTCATCACCAGTAAAACAATCTGATAAAATGTTTAAGTTGTTTTCAAGACCAAATATCACAACTGAGGATATGCGTCAATTTGAAGAAGTTGAGACTTACATACAAGAACACAATTTGGATCGAGAAGTTATAGAGCAAACCGAAATACAAGTAAAGTATGCCGGGTATATTGAAAAGGAAAAGAACAACGCAGATAAACTGAATAGATTGGAAGATGTAAAGATTCCTTCTAATTTTGATTATACGAAATTGAAGTCAATGAGTACAGAAGCTATTCAAAAATTGACAAAAATTCAGCCAGTAACAATTTCTCAAGCGTCTAGAATTTCAGGTGTATCTCCTGCAGATGTTTCGGTGTTATTGGTGTACTTAGGGAGATAG
- the ybeY gene encoding rRNA maturation RNase YbeY produces MISFNYEGDFKLENEQAVSQWVSATILNEGYNEGEINYIFCDDDYLHKINVKYLDHDTLTDIISFDYSVGKELHGDIYISTERVTENAKDFRVEFSEELHRVIIHGILHYCGYKDKTDQESKEMRSLENHYLTKR; encoded by the coding sequence ATGATTAGTTTTAATTACGAAGGAGATTTTAAATTAGAAAATGAGCAAGCCGTTTCACAATGGGTTTCTGCGACAATTTTAAATGAAGGCTACAACGAAGGTGAAATCAATTATATATTTTGTGATGATGATTATTTACATAAGATAAATGTAAAATATTTAGATCATGACACCTTAACTGACATCATTAGTTTCGATTATAGTGTCGGAAAAGAGCTACACGGGGATATTTATATTTCGACAGAACGTGTTACAGAAAACGCTAAGGATTTTAGAGTAGAATTTTCAGAAGAATTGCATCGGGTGATCATACATGGCATACTGCATTATTGTGGTTATAAAGATAAAACAGACCAAGAGTCTAAGGAAATGAGATCTTTGGAAAATCACTACCTGACGAAGCGCTAA
- a CDS encoding OmpH family outer membrane protein yields the protein MKKVVMAFLVMLIIASCQEQKKIAFVNRTEVINKYQEKIDIEDKFKAREERFNKKSDSIGKAFQLEYQQFQVSATKMSAQKQQEEGQAFNQRGQILQQQLQFEQQQLQQAYTIEMDSVIMHMKHFVEDYGKKNGYDYIFGTSEATNNVMYGGEANDISNDILQGLNEAYKSKE from the coding sequence ATGAAAAAAGTAGTAATGGCATTTTTAGTAATGCTAATAATTGCATCTTGTCAGGAGCAGAAAAAAATAGCTTTCGTGAATAGAACAGAAGTAATCAATAAATATCAAGAGAAAATTGATATTGAAGATAAGTTTAAAGCACGTGAGGAGCGTTTCAATAAAAAATCCGATAGTATAGGAAAAGCCTTTCAACTAGAGTACCAACAATTTCAAGTTAGTGCAACGAAAATGTCTGCTCAAAAACAGCAGGAAGAAGGACAAGCATTTAACCAAAGAGGACAAATATTACAACAGCAGCTACAATTTGAACAACAACAATTGCAACAGGCGTATACTATTGAAATGGATTCTGTTATTATGCACATGAAACATTTTGTAGAAGATTATGGAAAGAAAAATGGCTATGATTATATTTTTGGCACTAGCGAAGCGACTAATAATGTAATGTACGGTGGGGAGGCAAATGATATTTCAAATGATATTTTACAAGGCTTGAATGAAGCCTACAAATCGAAAGAGTAG
- a CDS encoding class I SAM-dependent methyltransferase: MEDNLKKKTYLELKDHSVSGEDFTLLYNEELDMLETFPQPSETSLPRYYNSEDYISHTDSKRNWFEKLYHFVKSIALKRKLKLINSFQVSDKKLLDVGCGTGDFLKVAKDYGWSVSGIEPNDSARIIANSKTNEAVFNSDHLLQFKPNSFDVITLWHVLEHLPQLENHLSIFESLLKLDGRLVIAVPNFKSHDAKYYKNFWAAYDVPRHLWHFSKTAISKLAQRQNMVLVKTVPMSFDAYYVSLLSEKYKSGLMNPIKAFWTGCRSNMKANRSGEFSSLIYVIKKS; encoded by the coding sequence TTGGAAGATAACTTAAAGAAAAAGACATATTTAGAACTGAAAGACCATTCGGTCTCTGGAGAAGATTTTACATTATTATATAATGAGGAATTGGATATGTTAGAGACTTTTCCGCAGCCATCCGAAACGTCTTTGCCTCGTTACTATAACAGCGAAGATTATATTTCTCATACCGACTCAAAACGAAATTGGTTTGAGAAGTTGTATCATTTTGTAAAATCCATTGCGTTAAAACGAAAGCTTAAGCTTATTAATTCATTTCAAGTGTCAGATAAAAAATTACTTGATGTCGGATGTGGGACGGGAGATTTTTTAAAAGTTGCCAAAGATTATGGATGGAGTGTTTCAGGTATTGAACCGAATGACAGCGCCCGCATAATTGCAAATAGCAAAACAAATGAAGCTGTTTTTAATAGTGATCATTTACTACAATTTAAACCCAATAGTTTTGATGTTATTACACTTTGGCATGTTCTAGAGCATTTGCCACAATTAGAAAATCATCTTTCAATATTTGAATCACTTTTAAAATTAGATGGTCGACTCGTAATTGCGGTTCCTAATTTTAAAAGTCATGATGCAAAGTATTACAAAAATTTTTGGGCAGCTTACGATGTTCCTAGACATTTATGGCACTTTTCTAAAACGGCTATTTCGAAATTAGCACAACGACAAAATATGGTTCTCGTAAAAACCGTTCCAATGTCATTTGACGCGTATTATGTGTCTTTGCTTTCAGAAAAATATAAAAGCGGTTTGATGAATCCTATAAAAGCATTTTGGACTGGATGTCGCTCAAATATGAAAGCAAACCGATCTGGAGAGTTCTCTTCATTAATTTATGTCATCAAAAAGAGTTAA
- a CDS encoding DNA polymerase III subunit, producing MLFSEILGQEHIKNHLTKSADFGRVPHAQLFVGPEGAGTLPMAIAYAQYLLCKNQNAENLEGNEACNLKFKNLSHPDLHFVFPVATNDKIKNHPVSNHFMEEWRQLIEKQPYGNLFDWYRILGIDNKQGQIGVDEAQDIVKALSLKSYEGGYKVMLIWMAEKMNTSAANKLLKLIEEPPNQTVFILIAEDEEQIINTIKSRCQILHFPPLAEETIKDALIKNYQIPIADAVKIAHQANGNYNKACDLVYSDSEDTQFEEWFVFWIRSAFKAKGNKSAIHDLISWSETIAKTGRETQKQFLNFCLDFFRQALLMNYNAEELVFMEPKTGFKLEKFAPFVHGNNILDISNELQDAIYHIERNGNSKIILTDLSIKLTRLLHKKTD from the coding sequence ATGCTATTCTCGGAAATATTAGGACAAGAACACATTAAAAATCATCTTACTAAAAGTGCTGATTTTGGACGTGTTCCTCATGCACAATTGTTCGTAGGCCCTGAAGGTGCTGGAACACTACCCATGGCTATTGCTTATGCCCAATATTTGCTTTGTAAAAACCAAAATGCAGAGAATCTTGAAGGCAATGAAGCCTGTAATTTGAAATTCAAGAATCTCTCCCATCCCGATTTACATTTTGTATTCCCTGTGGCTACAAATGACAAGATTAAAAATCATCCAGTCTCTAATCATTTTATGGAAGAGTGGCGACAACTCATTGAAAAACAGCCCTATGGAAACTTATTTGACTGGTACCGCATTTTAGGTATCGATAACAAACAAGGCCAAATTGGTGTTGATGAGGCTCAAGATATCGTTAAGGCCTTATCTTTGAAATCTTATGAAGGTGGCTACAAAGTGATGCTGATTTGGATGGCTGAAAAAATGAATACCTCAGCGGCCAACAAGCTTTTAAAGCTTATTGAAGAACCACCTAATCAAACTGTCTTCATTTTAATTGCAGAAGATGAAGAACAAATTATCAATACCATTAAATCGCGATGCCAAATCCTCCATTTTCCTCCATTGGCCGAGGAAACTATAAAAGACGCTTTGATTAAAAATTATCAAATTCCTATTGCTGATGCTGTAAAAATTGCACATCAAGCTAATGGTAACTATAATAAAGCATGTGATTTAGTATATAGCGATAGTGAAGATACTCAGTTTGAGGAGTGGTTTGTCTTTTGGATACGCTCAGCTTTTAAGGCAAAAGGAAATAAAAGCGCTATTCATGATCTGATTTCGTGGAGTGAAACCATTGCTAAAACGGGGCGTGAAACGCAGAAACAATTCCTGAACTTTTGTCTGGATTTTTTCAGACAAGCCTTATTAATGAATTACAATGCCGAAGAATTGGTGTTTATGGAACCTAAAACAGGCTTCAAATTGGAGAAATTTGCTCCATTTGTTCACGGGAATAACATTTTAGACATATCTAATGAGCTTCAAGATGCCATATATCATATAGAGCGTAATGGGAACTCAAAAATTATCCTTACTGATTTATCAATAAAACTTACAAGGTTATTGCACAAAAAAACCGATTGA
- a CDS encoding alkane 1-monooxygenase gives MKDLKYLAAFTLPVVAFIGLFYKGSLAYLTPVYAFIIIPLLELVFPVDTENITPEEADSKLKRKVYDWLLYLNLPVVYGLVIFGLFEVTASPMATYEFIGIMISVGIVLGVNGINVAHELGHRQTSNERFLGKALLLPSQYMHFYIEHNYGHHLNAATPEDPATARYNQTVYSFWFTSIFRQYESAWLIQLKLLRNLNRSFFSFKNDMFWYTMLQLGYLLVIFLFFGKLGVLFAIVSAVIGFLLLETVNYIEHYGLLRLKTKTGRYERVKEMHSWNSNHVIGRIVLYELTRHSDHHYKSSKKYQILDCHDKSPQMPFGYPTSMVLAMIPPLWFVIMNKRVPREMISE, from the coding sequence ATGAAAGATCTAAAATATCTTGCTGCTTTTACACTACCTGTTGTTGCATTTATAGGACTATTTTACAAAGGTTCTTTAGCTTACTTAACACCGGTTTATGCTTTTATAATAATTCCATTATTAGAGCTTGTTTTTCCAGTAGACACTGAGAATATAACCCCTGAAGAGGCAGACAGTAAACTCAAACGCAAGGTATATGATTGGTTATTATATCTCAATCTTCCCGTAGTTTATGGGTTGGTAATTTTTGGGCTGTTTGAAGTAACGGCATCTCCAATGGCAACTTATGAATTCATTGGAATAATGATTTCTGTAGGTATCGTTTTAGGGGTTAATGGTATCAATGTGGCTCACGAGTTGGGTCACAGACAAACCAGCAATGAGCGTTTTCTGGGAAAAGCACTACTCCTTCCATCGCAATACATGCATTTTTATATCGAACATAATTATGGTCACCATTTAAACGCCGCTACTCCCGAAGACCCAGCTACAGCGCGCTATAATCAAACCGTTTATTCTTTTTGGTTTACCTCTATATTTAGACAGTATGAAAGCGCTTGGCTCATTCAACTGAAGCTGTTAAGAAATTTAAACCGCTCCTTTTTCTCCTTTAAAAATGATATGTTTTGGTATACTATGCTTCAATTAGGGTATCTATTGGTTATCTTTTTATTCTTCGGAAAACTAGGAGTATTATTCGCTATTGTGTCTGCGGTAATTGGGTTTTTATTGCTTGAAACCGTAAACTATATCGAACACTACGGGTTACTAAGATTAAAGACAAAAACAGGTCGCTATGAGCGCGTCAAAGAAATGCACTCCTGGAACTCAAATCATGTTATTGGGAGAATCGTACTCTATGAGCTTACAAGACATAGCGATCACCATTACAAATCATCAAAAAAGTATCAAATCTTAGATTGCCATGATAAGAGCCCTCAAATGCCTTTTGGCTATCCAACCTCTATGGTTTTAGCTATGATCCCTCCTTTGTGGTTTGTAATCATGAATAAAAGGGTTCCTCGCGAAATGATTTCAGAGTAA
- a CDS encoding DUF4175 family protein, whose translation MANTFNQIQGKLEQFIKRYYTNELLKGVILFFAIGLLYLIATLLIEYVFWLNPTARTILFWAFVAVETALFVKFIAFPLAKLFKLQKGIDYEEASKIIGSHFPEVNDKLLNVLQLNQDTHQSELLEASIEQKSAELSPIPFKLAVNFKKNIKYLKYAAIPIIILMLSFITGKINWFSDSYERVVNYNTAYEPPAPFEFFVVNDELKAIENKDFRIVVNTAGELVPENAQIHFNNQSFFMQQLVPGQFEFVFAQPKEAVLFSLSANDVVSKDYTLEIIKVPTLVNFEMTLDYPSYTKKQDEVLKSTGSGTIPEGTKVTWSVNTKSTDKVTLYAKDTLDFQSKTEGQFEVSKRIFNNTDYSISTSNAQLKDYENLAFSINVIKDSYPEMNVKMEMDSLDNQSLYFYGQVSDDYGLSKLQMVYYPSNEPKQKSYEIMTVSKSNFDEFVNAFPNQLNLKEGINYELYFQVFDNDVLHSYKSVKSAVFSYRKLTEDEAQQKQLEEQNETIKDISKTFDKLKEQDKELKELSKTQKEKKELNFNDKKKFENFLKRQKEQEQLMKNFNKKLKENIEEFQNEDKEKDQFKEDLQKRLEENEEQLKKDEKLLEELEKMKDKINKEEFTQKLEELAKQNKNKEKSLQQLLELTKRFYVAKKIEKLMKELDQLADEQEKLSEESKENNSKEAQEALNKKFEEFQKQMEDLEKENKSLKKPMELPQDKPTEASIKEDQKEATEALEEQEKQDQKEGQEPGNEEEKEEPQDAQTAPSPQSGQQKAQKKQKQAAKKMKEMSQQMAQSMSMGGGEQMQEDIDVLRQILDNLVLFSFDQENLMKQFKSIEINHNEYGKFLRKQSNLREHFEHIDDSLFALSLRQPALSERVNSQIIEVFFNMDKALGQLSENQIYQGAASQQYTITSTNELASFLSDVLDNMNMQMNPSMGQGQGQGEQLPDIIMSQEELNKKMEEGMKKGEKGKKPKDGENGESGEGQKQQDGENGEPKDGKDGKEGRSGKEGNKKGNLEGEGEGEGNNEEINGELYEIYQRQQQLRQALENRLGKEGKKGLGGELLRKMEEIELDLINKGFTNQTLQKMMELQHQLLKLENATFMQGQDNKRQSETNNKSYENTLPNQIPKAKEYFNTTEILNRQALPLQQIYKKKVQEYFKKGND comes from the coding sequence ATGGCGAATACATTTAATCAAATACAAGGTAAGTTAGAGCAATTCATTAAACGATATTATACCAATGAATTACTCAAAGGTGTAATTTTGTTTTTTGCAATTGGCCTACTTTATCTCATTGCTACATTGCTGATTGAATATGTTTTTTGGTTAAACCCAACCGCTAGAACTATTTTATTTTGGGCTTTTGTAGCCGTTGAAACTGCATTATTCGTGAAGTTTATCGCATTTCCATTAGCAAAACTTTTCAAATTGCAAAAAGGAATTGACTATGAAGAAGCGTCGAAAATTATAGGCAGTCATTTCCCAGAGGTCAACGATAAACTACTCAATGTTCTTCAACTGAATCAAGACACACATCAATCAGAACTTTTAGAGGCTAGCATCGAACAGAAATCTGCAGAGTTAAGCCCAATTCCCTTTAAGCTGGCTGTTAATTTCAAGAAAAACATCAAATATTTAAAATATGCAGCCATTCCTATTATCATTTTGATGTTGTCATTTATAACAGGGAAGATCAATTGGTTTAGTGATAGTTATGAGCGTGTTGTGAATTATAATACAGCGTATGAACCACCAGCACCATTTGAGTTTTTTGTGGTGAACGATGAATTGAAAGCGATTGAAAACAAAGATTTTAGAATAGTTGTAAATACCGCTGGCGAATTGGTTCCCGAAAACGCTCAGATTCATTTTAATAACCAATCTTTCTTTATGCAACAGCTAGTTCCTGGCCAATTTGAATTTGTGTTTGCACAACCCAAAGAGGCTGTTTTGTTTAGTTTGTCGGCAAATGATGTGGTTTCAAAGGACTACACTTTAGAGATTATTAAGGTGCCAACATTGGTGAATTTTGAAATGACTCTTGATTATCCGTCTTATACCAAGAAGCAAGATGAAGTGCTAAAGAGCACAGGAAGCGGTACCATTCCGGAGGGCACAAAGGTAACATGGAGCGTGAACACTAAATCTACAGACAAGGTAACGCTATATGCAAAAGACACCTTAGACTTTCAATCTAAGACCGAAGGGCAATTTGAAGTTTCTAAACGCATTTTTAATAATACCGATTATAGCATAAGCACAAGCAACGCACAATTAAAAGATTATGAGAATTTAGCCTTTTCGATAAATGTTATCAAGGACAGTTATCCTGAAATGAATGTAAAAATGGAAATGGATTCTTTAGATAATCAATCCCTTTATTTTTATGGACAAGTAAGCGATGACTATGGCTTGAGTAAGTTACAAATGGTATATTACCCAAGTAATGAACCAAAACAAAAATCTTATGAGATCATGACGGTCTCGAAATCAAATTTTGATGAATTTGTTAATGCTTTTCCAAATCAATTGAATTTAAAAGAAGGTATTAATTATGAACTTTATTTTCAGGTGTTTGATAATGATGTCTTACATAGTTATAAAAGTGTAAAGAGTGCGGTTTTCAGTTACAGGAAATTAACCGAAGATGAAGCCCAACAAAAGCAACTTGAAGAGCAAAATGAAACCATAAAGGATATTAGCAAAACCTTTGATAAACTTAAAGAGCAGGATAAAGAACTCAAGGAATTATCTAAAACCCAAAAAGAAAAAAAGGAACTTAATTTTAATGATAAAAAGAAATTTGAAAATTTTTTAAAGCGTCAAAAAGAGCAGGAGCAGCTCATGAAAAACTTTAATAAAAAGCTAAAGGAAAATATTGAAGAATTTCAGAATGAAGATAAGGAGAAAGATCAATTCAAAGAGGATCTTCAAAAACGCCTAGAAGAGAATGAAGAACAACTCAAAAAGGATGAAAAACTTTTGGAGGAGTTAGAGAAAATGAAAGATAAAATCAACAAAGAAGAATTTACTCAAAAATTAGAAGAGTTAGCAAAACAAAACAAGAATAAAGAGAAAAGTTTACAACAACTATTGGAGCTAACAAAACGCTTTTATGTCGCTAAGAAAATAGAGAAATTAATGAAGGAATTAGACCAGTTGGCTGATGAACAAGAAAAGCTGTCTGAAGAGTCTAAAGAGAACAATTCAAAGGAAGCCCAAGAAGCACTCAATAAAAAATTTGAGGAATTCCAAAAACAAATGGAGGATCTTGAAAAAGAAAATAAATCATTGAAAAAACCAATGGAGTTACCTCAGGATAAACCAACTGAAGCGTCTATAAAAGAGGACCAAAAAGAAGCGACTGAGGCATTAGAAGAGCAAGAAAAACAGGATCAAAAGGAAGGTCAAGAGCCCGGTAATGAAGAGGAAAAGGAAGAGCCTCAGGACGCACAAACAGCCCCAAGCCCACAATCTGGTCAGCAAAAAGCACAGAAAAAACAGAAACAAGCGGCCAAAAAGATGAAAGAGATGAGTCAGCAAATGGCACAATCTATGTCAATGGGCGGAGGAGAACAGATGCAAGAAGATATTGATGTATTGCGCCAGATATTAGACAATCTAGTCTTATTTTCTTTTGATCAAGAGAATTTGATGAAGCAATTTAAAAGCATAGAAATAAATCACAATGAATACGGAAAGTTCTTGCGTAAACAGAGTAATTTGCGAGAACACTTTGAGCATATTGATGACAGTTTATTTGCTTTATCATTGAGGCAACCGGCGCTTTCAGAGCGTGTAAATTCACAGATTATAGAAGTGTTTTTTAATATGGACAAAGCACTAGGGCAATTATCGGAGAATCAAATATATCAGGGCGCAGCATCTCAACAATATACGATAACCTCCACAAACGAACTAGCGAGTTTTTTAAGTGATGTCTTAGACAATATGAACATGCAAATGAACCCATCTATGGGTCAAGGACAAGGTCAAGGTGAGCAGTTACCAGATATCATTATGAGTCAGGAAGAGCTCAATAAGAAAATGGAGGAGGGTATGAAAAAAGGTGAAAAAGGAAAGAAACCTAAAGATGGTGAGAATGGTGAATCTGGAGAAGGTCAAAAGCAACAGGATGGAGAGAATGGTGAACCAAAAGACGGAAAAGACGGTAAGGAAGGAAGGAGTGGTAAAGAGGGAAATAAAAAAGGCAACCTAGAAGGCGAGGGAGAAGGAGAAGGAAATAATGAAGAAATAAATGGAGAGCTTTATGAGATATACCAACGTCAGCAACAGTTAAGACAAGCTTTAGAAAACAGATTAGGAAAAGAAGGAAAGAAAGGTCTTGGTGGAGAACTATTGAGAAAAATGGAAGAGATAGAATTGGATTTGATTAATAAAGGTTTTACAAATCAAACCCTTCAAAAAATGATGGAATTGCAACATCAGTTATTGAAGTTAGAGAATGCCACATTCATGCAAGGTCAGGATAATAAAAGACAATCAGAAACCAATAATAAATCATACGAAAATACCTTACCAAATCAAATTCCTAAGGCGAAAGAATATTTCAATACTACGGAAATTTTAAATCGTCAAGCATTACCTTTGCAGCAGATATATAAAAAGAAAGTACAGGAGTATTTTAAAAAAGGCAATGATTAG
- the pgk gene encoding phosphoglycerate kinase: protein MKTINDFNFNNKKALIRVDFNVPLNDNFEVTDATRIVSAKPTIIKILEDGGSCILMSHLGRPKGVQEEFSLQHIVNKVEDILGVEVKFVTNCVGPEAEEASANLKPGEILLLENLRFHEEEKQGDKGFAEALSKLGDIYVNDAFGTAHRAHASTTIIAQFFPEAKCFGNLLAQEIESIKKVMETGEKPVLAVLGGAKVSSKITIIENILDKVDHLIIGGGMTFTFIKAQGGRIGDSICEDDKIELALKILKQAAEKNVHIHLPVDVIAADAFSNDADTQIMDVTKIPNGWQGLDAGPKSIANFHEVVMQSKTILWNGPLGVFEMESFAHGTIALGDSIAEATKNGAFSLVGGGDSVAAVKQFGFEHKVSYVSTGGGAMLESLEGKVLPGIAAILE, encoded by the coding sequence ATGAAAACGATAAATGACTTCAATTTTAATAATAAGAAAGCACTTATTCGAGTGGATTTTAACGTGCCATTAAATGATAATTTTGAAGTTACAGATGCCACGCGTATCGTATCTGCGAAACCAACCATAATTAAGATCTTAGAGGATGGTGGCAGTTGCATTTTGATGTCACATCTAGGACGACCAAAGGGTGTTCAAGAAGAGTTTTCATTGCAACATATCGTAAATAAAGTTGAAGATATTTTAGGTGTTGAAGTTAAATTTGTCACCAATTGTGTTGGCCCAGAAGCTGAAGAGGCATCGGCAAACTTAAAACCTGGAGAGATTTTATTATTGGAAAATTTACGTTTTCATGAGGAAGAAAAACAAGGAGATAAAGGCTTTGCAGAAGCACTTTCAAAATTAGGTGATATTTATGTGAATGATGCTTTTGGTACTGCACATAGGGCGCACGCATCTACAACTATTATAGCGCAATTTTTTCCTGAAGCAAAGTGCTTTGGAAATTTACTAGCACAAGAGATTGAGAGTATTAAGAAAGTAATGGAAACAGGTGAGAAACCTGTTTTAGCAGTATTGGGAGGCGCCAAGGTCTCTTCTAAAATTACCATTATTGAGAACATACTAGATAAAGTAGACCACTTGATTATAGGTGGCGGAATGACATTTACTTTTATAAAAGCTCAAGGAGGACGTATAGGTGATTCTATCTGTGAGGATGATAAAATTGAGCTAGCGCTAAAAATTTTGAAGCAAGCTGCAGAAAAAAATGTGCACATTCACTTACCTGTTGATGTGATTGCTGCCGATGCGTTTAGTAATGATGCAGATACACAAATTATGGACGTGACTAAAATCCCTAATGGTTGGCAAGGTTTAGATGCAGGACCAAAATCTATAGCGAATTTTCATGAGGTGGTGATGCAGAGTAAAACTATTTTATGGAATGGACCACTAGGTGTTTTTGAGATGGAAAGCTTCGCCCATGGGACTATTGCTCTAGGGGATTCTATTGCTGAAGCCACAAAGAATGGTGCGTTTTCATTAGTTGGCGGTGGAGATTCGGTAGCCGCTGTGAAACAATTTGGTTTTGAACATAAAGTAAGTTATGTAAGTACTGGAGGAGGAGCTATGTTGGAAAGCTTAGAAGGTAAGGTTTTGCCAGGTATAGCAGCCATTTTAGAATAG